CAAGAACAATGGCTTCTTTTCCTTTAGCAAGAACCGCTTCAATCGTTTGTAGATAAATCTCCGTTTTACCACTACCTGTGACCCCATGGAGCAAAAATGTTTCGGCCCGGTTTTCGTTCGTTGCTTGAATGATTTGTTCTGCAGCTGTTTTTTGTCCGTCTGATAGGGCATGAGGAAAGCTTTTTTCAAAAATATGGTTTTGATAGGGATCCCGATGAATCGCTTTTGTGACTATCTCGATCGAACCTTGTTCGCTTAATTTTTTTAACGCAGCATCTGTAATGGCTAATTCTTTTGTTAGCGTACTTGCTTGGATTTCTTTGATGTCATTCATTTGGAAAAAAGATAATACTTTTTGTTGCGCTTTGGCATTTTTAGGAAGCTCTGCCAAACGATCGCTGAGTTCATTGAATGTGAGTTCTGTCCGAACGAAGCGGGCCTGCTTTTGCGTAATCTTACTTTTTACTTGATACTCAACTTGAAGTGTTCCTGCTTCAACAAATTTCTTTAGGCTAGGTAGTAGCTTTCTTTCTTCAGCTATTTTCCAATCCAATGTTTCATGCCCTTCAAATAGTTGCGCTAGCCTGTCATCTGTTTCATCTAGACGAATAAAATATTTTTCGTATTTCGCTCGAAGTATTGCTGGAAGCATAGCTTGATAAACGGAAATACGAAAAGCAAGGGTTTCAGATGCAATAAAATCACCTAACTCCAGCAATTCTTTATTCAGAACAGGCATTAAATCCATCACTTCTTGAACCTCTTTTAAGCCACTTGCTTCTCCCTCTATTAATTGAACGACAAAGCCTTGCACCTTCCGCGGTCCAAATGGAACAGACACACGCATGCCTACTTGAATAAGGTCCTGTAAAGATTCTTTGACGATATAATCAAACGGACGGTCTACTTGCATAGCTGGTACATCGACAATAACTTTAGCAATTTTTGCCATTTAATTTAACCCCAAAAGCGTTTCAATTTCATCGATTAATTTTTTTGCCACATCGCGTTTATCTTGGAGAGGAAGCTCCATTTGCTTTCCATTGGCGAAATAAAAGGTAACAACATTGGTATCTGTCCCAAAGCCAGCTCCTTCTGTTAAAACATTATTTGCTACAATCAAGTCCGCTTTTTTTGTAGCTAATTTTTGTTTTGCTCCTGCTTCAACGTCTCTTGTTTCTGCGGCAAAACCGATAACAACTTGTTCATTTGTTTTTGTTTGACCAACTTCAGCTAAAATGTCTTTCGTGCGTTTCATTTTAACAACAAATTCGTCGCCTTGTTTTTTGATTTTATGCTCGGATACTTCAATAGGCGTATAGTCGGCAACAGCAGCAGCCATGATAAATGCATCTTGTTTCTTTTGTTCAGCGATCACAACTTGATACATTTCGTCTGCTGAATCAACATAACGAACGTCAATTTTTTCATTGACAGGAAGTTCACGTATCGTTGTAACAAGGGTAACAAGAGCGCCTCTTAACATCGCTTCTTCTGCTATACGAGAACCCATTTTACCACTTGAGCGATTAGTCAAGTAGCGTACAGGATCAAGATTTTCACGCGTGCCGCCAGCTGTAACTAAAACCTTTTTCCCAAGCAAGCGACTACTTT
This DNA window, taken from Listeria sp. PSOL-1, encodes the following:
- the coaBC gene encoding bifunctional phosphopantothenoylcysteine decarboxylase/phosphopantothenate--cysteine ligase CoaBC encodes the protein MQGKNILLAVSGGIAVYKAVSLTSKLTQAGANVKVMMTPHSTEFVPPLSFQVLSRNDVYTDTFVEKNASVVAHIDLADWADLVIVAPATANLIAKMANGIADDMVSTTLLATEAPIWLAPAMNVHMINHPAVKRNLDQLYKDGVRFIEPEEGYLACGYIGRGRLEEPEKIIARIREHFEQESSRLLGKKVLVTAGGTRENLDPVRYLTNRSSGKMGSRIAEEAMLRGALVTLVTTIRELPVNEKIDVRYVDSADEMYQVVIAEQKKQDAFIMAAAVADYTPIEVSEHKIKKQGDEFVVKMKRTKDILAEVGQTKTNEQVVIGFAAETRDVEAGAKQKLATKKADLIVANNVLTEGAGFGTDTNVVTFYFANGKQMELPLQDKRDVAKKLIDEIETLLGLN